The Polaribacter tangerinus genome has a segment encoding these proteins:
- a CDS encoding T9SS type A sorting domain-containing protein, producing the protein MFERVKKKSTYISIIHTNSSDQGEFGYGQTIFAQLYSTTDNANNVVDNSAEFKTTTSATIVNHDSTSDLSFFFRQGTKTGHSTNDWIAASKGSGSFPNWQLTGTSSKINREYFKNFQLNTEINYGVTNPTEPNEWLGITNDWATNTNWSLGFVPVEGEVTTISNGLDPIINTNTGAKAENITLTGKTLMIENGGSLIATGTVTGNITYKRTLTKDNNLTSAWYAVSPPVSGENLTTLQANNSFASGSVSGRIGVGIYKNDGTDWTYFTTTSTDAIDSGTGLIVKLDINASGSELSFTGTYTSGKVETPISVNGANSFNFIGNPFTAYINLGDFFSDNSATNRLSENTIWIWDENKNGSNMGGYVQKMMGTDASFEIAPGQGFFVSSGTAASNKIEFNTSNQSHQSDSFLKTENNKALVTINVSQENMVHQTKLYFIAGTTKSFDNGYDASLFGGKEYSLAIYTDLAEENKHKKLSIQSLPLDEINAYEIPIGIVSDANKEITISANSANLPSGTKLFIEDRLLNTFTEINVNNSSYKTSSKEKLNGTGRFFLHTSQKSLSTKNNSLLNTISIYKADNTTLRVAGLEKTNTNFKLFNILGKQLVNTNFIANGTKEISLPKVAKGIYLVKITTENGSWNKKIIIE; encoded by the coding sequence TTGTTTGAACGTGTAAAAAAAAAGTCAACCTATATCAGTATAATACATACCAACAGCTCCGACCAAGGGGAGTTTGGCTACGGGCAAACAATCTTTGCACAACTTTATAGTACTACAGATAACGCAAATAATGTTGTTGACAATTCTGCAGAATTTAAAACCACTACAAGTGCAACAATTGTAAACCATGACAGTACTTCAGATCTTAGTTTTTTCTTCAGACAAGGAACAAAAACAGGACATAGCACTAATGATTGGATTGCTGCCTCAAAAGGAAGTGGATCGTTTCCTAACTGGCAACTTACTGGTACTAGTTCTAAAATAAATAGAGAATATTTTAAAAACTTCCAGTTAAATACAGAAATAAATTATGGCGTTACAAATCCAACAGAACCAAACGAATGGTTGGGTATTACCAATGATTGGGCAACCAACACCAATTGGAGCTTAGGTTTTGTTCCTGTAGAAGGTGAGGTTACAACTATATCAAACGGATTAGATCCAATTATAAACACTAATACAGGTGCTAAAGCAGAAAACATTACTCTAACAGGCAAAACATTAATGATAGAAAATGGTGGTTCTTTAATTGCAACAGGCACAGTTACAGGTAATATTACCTACAAAAGAACATTAACTAAAGATAATAATTTAACATCTGCCTGGTACGCTGTATCACCACCTGTTTCTGGCGAAAACCTAACAACTTTACAAGCAAATAACTCTTTTGCTAGCGGTTCTGTGAGTGGAAGAATTGGTGTAGGTATCTATAAAAATGACGGTACAGACTGGACCTATTTTACAACAACTAGTACAGATGCTATAGATAGTGGTACTGGGCTAATTGTAAAATTAGATATCAATGCTAGTGGAAGTGAATTAAGTTTTACCGGGACTTATACATCTGGAAAAGTAGAAACTCCAATTTCAGTAAATGGAGCTAATAGCTTTAATTTTATTGGAAATCCTTTTACTGCATATATTAATTTAGGAGATTTTTTCTCAGACAATAGCGCTACTAATAGGCTTTCTGAAAATACAATTTGGATTTGGGATGAAAATAAAAATGGCTCAAATATGGGAGGATATGTACAAAAAATGATGGGTACAGATGCTAGTTTTGAAATTGCTCCTGGCCAGGGCTTTTTTGTTAGTTCTGGTACAGCAGCCTCTAATAAGATTGAATTTAATACTTCTAATCAAAGTCATCAATCCGATAGTTTTCTTAAAACTGAAAATAATAAAGCATTGGTTACTATAAATGTATCTCAAGAAAATATGGTACACCAAACTAAATTATATTTTATAGCCGGAACAACAAAAAGTTTTGACAATGGATATGATGCATCTCTTTTTGGTGGTAAAGAATACTCACTGGCAATTTACACAGATTTAGCTGAAGAAAACAAACATAAAAAATTATCTATTCAATCTTTACCTTTAGATGAAATAAACGCATACGAAATACCTATTGGAATCGTTTCTGACGCGAATAAAGAAATTACTATTTCGGCAAATTCGGCAAATTTACCAAGTGGCACTAAGCTTTTTATAGAAGATAGATTGTTAAATACGTTTACAGAAATAAACGTAAATAACTCTAGCTATAAAACTAGTTCTAAAGAAAAATTAAATGGTACTGGAAGATTCTTTTTACATACCTCACAAAAATCTTTAAGTACAAAAAACAATAGCCTATTAAATACTATTTCTATTTATAAAGCAGATAATACTACTTTAAGAGTGGCTGGCTTAGAAAAAACCAACACAAATTTCAAATTATTTAATATTCTTGGTAAACAACTTGTAAATACAAACTTCATTGCAAATGGTACTAAAGAAATTTCACTACCAAAAGTTGCTAAGGGTATTTACTTGGTAAAAATTACCACCGAAAATGGATCTTGGAACAAGAAAATAATAATTGAATAA